GTTCCGCTCGAAGCTCCCGGAGGCGCGCATTCCCGGCACCGAGGAGCCCGAGACGTTCGTGCTCGCGGGCGGCCACTCCTGCGCGTGGGAAGTCGGCACCACGGACAACGCCACGGGCAACGCCTGCCTGCTCGAGCTGGCGAAGATCCTCTGGCAGAACCGGGCGTCGCTGCGCCGCGGCGTCCGCGTCTGCTGGTGGCCCGGCCACTCGCACGGGCGTTACTCCGGCTCGACCTGGTATGCCGACACGTTCTTCACCGACCTCGCGGAGCACTGCATCGCCTACCACAACATCGACTCGCCGGGCGTGAAGGGCGCGACGAAGTACGTGGCGCGTCACACGAGCGCCGAGGTCGAAGCTTTCTGCCGGTCCGCGATCGAGCGGGTGACCGGGCAGGCCAAGGCTCCGATCCACCGGCCGTCGCGGGCCGCGGACCAGTCGTTCCTCGCCAACGGCGTGCCCGCGTTCTCCACGTATCCGTTCCTGCCCGACGATCACCCCGATCGCCGGCCGTGGACCGGCGGCTGCGCGAACGCATGGTGGTGGCACAGCGAGTTCGACACCCTCGACAAGGGGGACAAGGAGATCCTCGCTCTCGACACGAAGGTGTCGCTCGGGGCGCTGATGGAGCTGTGCAACGCCGATGTGCTGCCCATCGACCACGTCGCCGCCGGGCGCGAGGTCCACGACTTCGTGCAGGGACTGGCGGAGAGGGTGGGCCGGCACGTCGACCTCGGCCCGGCGCTGGCGGAGGCCAGGCGCTTCCTCGGTGCCGCCGAGCGGCTCGAAGCGGCGAAGGCCGGCGTGCGCGGCGCCGAGGCGCGAAAGGTCAACGACGTGCTGATGCGCCTGTCGCGCGTGCTCAACCCCGTGATCTACAGCCAGGCCGGACGGTTCCAGCACGACCCGGCCGAGTGGTCGCCGATCATGCGGGCGACGTCGACCTACGCGCTGGCCGGGCTCGCCCGCGCCGCCGCGCTGCCGACGATGGCCGGCCAGCACGAGTACGGCTTTCTCCGCGCGCAGGTCGTGCGGGAGCGGAACCGCCTCGTGACGGCGCTGCGCGAGGCCACGCGGCTGGTGGAAGCGACCCTGGCGGCGTGAGGGCCGCCTGGTTCGAGCGCTACGGCCCGGCTCGGGACGTCCTGAAGGCGGGCAGCTCGCCCACCTTCTCGCCGGCGCCGGTCTCGGCGTCCCGGCGATGACCGCGCACCTCTGCCTCTTCGCCGATGCACACGAGCTGGTGGAGCGCGGCCGAGTGATCGGCACGGTGGTGCTGGCGGTCGCGCCCGGGGGATAGCGCGAGCTACTCGCGTGCCCCTCGTGGGCGCGAAGAGAGGGTTGACCGCCTAGCCCTCGCGGGCGGGGGCCGGCGCCCGCACTCGCGCGCGGCACCGGGCGAGCACCGCGAGGACCTCGAAGGGCTCCTCCACCTGCATGTAGCACGGCACACCGCGGGTCTCGAGCCAGGCCTTTGCGGCCAGGTTGTGCCGGTGCTCCCCCATGAAGGTGACGAGAACCGGCTTGGCCGGGTGACGCCGCGCGCAGTCGACGAGGAAATCGAACGAGGGCATGCCGGTCTCGCTGGTCAGCATCAAGATCACCACGGTCGCGTCCACGCGCCGGTCGGCGAGCACCGCGTCGAGGGCGTCCCCGTAGGCCCGCTCGTAGCCATGGAGCCCGACGCTGCCGAAGATGTCCACGGGGTTGCGCATGCGGATGAAGGACGGCGCCAGGGCCTGGAGGCGCGCGAGCGTCCGGGGCTCGAGCGCGGGCACCTCGAGACCGACGGCGCGACAGAGGTCGGTCAGGCACACGGTGAACGCGCCCGAGGGGGAGAGGAAGGACACGCGATTGCCGCGCGGGAGGCCCACCGCGTCGAGCGCCCGCGCGACGTGGAAGAGGCTGGAGTACCGGCGGATGCGGGTGACCCCGGCCTGTGCGAGCGCCCCGTCGACCACGCGTCCGTCGCCCGCCAGCGCCCCGGTGTGCGCCAGCGCCGCCGCCGCGCCGGCGTCGGAGGCGCCACCCTTGAGGAGGATCACGGGCTTGACGCGCGACACGCGCCGGGCGATGCGCAGGAACTCCCGTGGGCGTGCGATGCTCTCGAGGTACAGAAAGATCGACCGCGTCTCCGGGTCGTCGCCGAGGTAGTCGAGCACGTCACTCTCGTCGACGTCCACCTTGTTGCCGAGGCCGACCGAGCGGGCGACGCCGAAGGGCTCGGCCGACGTGATGTGGCGGAGCGAGATGCCACAGAAGTTCCCGGTCTGGGCGATGTAGGACACGCTGCCGCGCGGCACCCGGCCGAGCGGGAAGAACGACGAGGTGAAGCCGGCCGGGGTGGAGACGTGCCCCGTGGTGTTCGGGCCGATGACGCGCACCCCTGCCTCGCGGATCGCGCGCCCGAGGTCGGCCTGGAGCGCCGCGCCGATCTGGTCCACTTCGGCGAACCCGCTCGCCGCCAGCACGACAGCCCGGATGCCCCGGGCGCCCAGGGCGCGCACGGTCGCGGGTGTTTGCGCGGCCGGCAGAGTGACGATGGCCTGGTCGATGCCGTCGGGCAGCTCGTCGAGCGTCGCGCGAGCCTGGATCCCCTCGATCCGGTCGGCGCGCGGGTTGACGAGGTGGAGATCGCCCTGGAAGCCGTTGGCGAGGATGTTGCGGACGACGACGTTGCCCGGCTTGCCGGGTGTTGACGACGCACCGACGACGACGACGCTCCGCGGGGCGAAGAAGGCGTCGAGGGGGTGCGCCGCCCCGGTTCTCACGCCGCGGGCGCCGGGGAAAGAACGACGAGCGCGTCCACGGCCACCGGTGTGGCGCCCCGGACGATCAGGGGATTGACGTCGATCGCGGCGATGTCAGGATGGTCGAGTCCGATTCGTCCCACGGCGACCAGGCTCCGGCCGAGCGCCCCGCGGTCCACCGCCGGCAAGCCGCGCACCGGCTCGAGGATCCGTCGGCCACGGAGCGCGCCCAGCATCTCGCGCGCGTCCCCGCGGCTGAGCGGGGCGACCCTGAACACCGCGTCTTGCAGGATCTCGGCGAAGATCCCGCCCAGGCCCACCATCACGCAGGGACCGAACTGCGGGTCGCGCACCATGCCCAGCGCGAGCTCGCGGCTGCCCCGCACCATCTCCTGCACGAGGAACTCTCCACGGAACACGGGTCCGGCGCGCGCGCGGAGGGTGCCGAGCGCGGCCCGCAGCGCCCGCTCCCCGCCGAGGCCGAGCGCGACCAGCCCCCGCTCGGTCTTGTGCGCCTCCCCGGGCAGGGAGGCCTTGAGGGCGACGGGATAGCGGATTCGCCGCGCGGCGGCTGCTGCCTCCGCGGAGGTCCGGACCAGGACCTCGCGCGTCACCGGCACGCCATACGCGGCGAGCACGCGCTTGCTGTCGTGCTCGGACAAGAAGCGCTCGCCGCGCCGGCGGGCGGCGCGGATGAGGCGCTCGATCCCGGCGGTCGCTCTTCGCATGATCCTGCGGCAGGCGGGATTGTAACCGGCGCCGGCGGCGCACGCCAGGCCGGCGGCGGCGCGCGGGATCCGGCGCCGGTTCGAGGCTTCCGCCGGCGCATCCGCGGTGAGCGCTTCGCCAGTATCCGGCGCCGGCGCTCCTCTCCGTGATGGTCGCGCCGCAGGGAGTGCTCGGGTACGGCCGCGCGTCGGCGCACGGCACGATCCCGGCCGAGCTCGTCCAGGGGAAGCAGTTCGCCACGATCTTCGGCACGGACAGCCTGGCCGCGATCCTCGGCGGGGCGATCGCGATGTGGCTCGCGGCGCCGCGCCAGGTGCGCGCCGTCGCGGGCCGGGTGCGCCGGCCCAGCGCTGCGCCTTCGGGGCGAGGGAGCACGTCGGCGCCTCGGCCAGGCGTCGGCCGAGAGGGCGGGGCATCACGCCGGACGGTCGTGACGGGCCGAACGCACGTAGAGCACGAGCAGCGTCACCACGGTCAGGGGGAGGACGTAGGCGATCATCGTCCGGCTGAAGCGGGGCAGTACGTCGTGCTCGAGGGAGGCCAGCATGAGGTAGAGCGTATAGGCGGCGTAGTAACCGGCGAAGACCGCGCCTTCCCACCGGGCGATCAGGTGCCCGGTGAACAAGATCGGGAGGCACGCGACCGCGACGGCGACCATCACTGGGATGTCGAAGGTGAGGGCCGCGGGGGCCACGGCGACGCCCGCCGGGCTGATGAGAGCCGACAGGCCGAGGATTCCGAGGATATTGAAGATGTTGCTCCCGACCACGTTGCCGACGGCGATGTCACGCTCCCCTCTCCTTGCCGCGACGATGGAGGTGGCGAGCTCGGGCACGGAGGTACCCGCGGCCACGACCGTCAGCCCGATCACGAGCTCGCTGACTCCAAGAGCAGTCGCTAACCGGACAGCCCCTTCGACCAGCGAGCGGGCGCCCGCAACGAGGAGCGCAAGGCCGATCAGGACGAAGGCGGCCTGGACGAGTGTGCCTCGGCCCCGGGGCGCCGTCGTCCCGTACTCGTGCGCGTATTCCACCCTGACTTCCACACTGTCCCGCTGGCTCTGCCGAACGGCGAAGACCGTGTAGGTGATGATGCCCCCGACAAGCATCAGACCGTCGAGCCGGTCCAGCCTGCCGTCCAGTGCGAGCACGAGCAGCAACACCGACACCCCGATCATGATGGGCACCTCGAGACGCACGAGCCGCTGCGCGACGACGAGGGGCGTAAGCAGGGACGAGATGCCGAGGATGAACAGCACGTTGAAGATGTTGCTCCCGACGACGTTCCCCACCACGACGTCCGACCGATCCGCGAGCGCGGCCTGAACGCTCACGGCGAGCTCGGGGGCGCTCGTACCGAAGGCGACGACGGTCAGGCCGATGACGAGCGGCGTTATCCCGAAGGCGGCGGCCAGCCGCGAGGCCCCCCGGACGAGGAGTTCGGCGCCGAGGACGAGGACG
This region of Candidatus Rokuibacteriota bacterium genomic DNA includes:
- a CDS encoding M28 family peptidase yields the protein FRSKLPEARIPGTEEPETFVLAGGHSCAWEVGTTDNATGNACLLELAKILWQNRASLRRGVRVCWWPGHSHGRYSGSTWYADTFFTDLAEHCIAYHNIDSPGVKGATKYVARHTSAEVEAFCRSAIERVTGQAKAPIHRPSRAADQSFLANGVPAFSTYPFLPDDHPDRRPWTGGCANAWWWHSEFDTLDKGDKEILALDTKVSLGALMELCNADVLPIDHVAAGREVHDFVQGLAERVGRHVDLGPALAEARRFLGAAERLEAAKAGVRGAEARKVNDVLMRLSRVLNPVIYSQAGRFQHDPAEWSPIMRATSTYALAGLARAAALPTMAGQHEYGFLRAQVVRERNRLVTALREATRLVEATLAA
- a CDS encoding CoA-binding protein is translated as MRTGAAHPLDAFFAPRSVVVVGASSTPGKPGNVVVRNILANGFQGDLHLVNPRADRIEGIQARATLDELPDGIDQAIVTLPAAQTPATVRALGARGIRAVVLAASGFAEVDQIGAALQADLGRAIREAGVRVIGPNTTGHVSTPAGFTSSFFPLGRVPRGSVSYIAQTGNFCGISLRHITSAEPFGVARSVGLGNKVDVDESDVLDYLGDDPETRSIFLYLESIARPREFLRIARRVSRVKPVILLKGGASDAGAAAALAHTGALAGDGRVVDGALAQAGVTRIRRYSSLFHVARALDAVGLPRGNRVSFLSPSGAFTVCLTDLCRAVGLEVPALEPRTLARLQALAPSFIRMRNPVDIFGSVGLHGYERAYGDALDAVLADRRVDATVVILMLTSETGMPSFDFLVDCARRHPAKPVLVTFMGEHRHNLAAKAWLETRGVPCYMQVEEPFEVLAVLARCRARVRAPAPAREG
- a CDS encoding acetate--CoA ligase family protein, with amino-acid sequence MRRATAGIERLIRAARRRGERFLSEHDSKRVLAAYGVPVTREVLVRTSAEAAAAARRIRYPVALKASLPGEAHKTERGLVALGLGGERALRAALGTLRARAGPVFRGEFLVQEMVRGSRELALGMVRDPQFGPCVMVGLGGIFAEILQDAVFRVAPLSRGDAREMLGALRGRRILEPVRGLPAVDRGALGRSLVAVGRIGLDHPDIAAIDVNPLIVRGATPVAVDALVVLSPAPAA
- a CDS encoding calcium/sodium antiporter — encoded protein: MIGLSVVLIVAGLGVLVLGAELLVRGASRLAAAFGITPLVIGLTVVAFGTSAPELAVSVQAALADRSDVVVGNVVGSNIFNVLFILGISSLLTPLVVAQRLVRLEVPIMIGVSVLLLVLALDGRLDRLDGLMLVGGIITYTVFAVRQSQRDSVEVRVEYAHEYGTTAPRGRGTLVQAAFVLIGLALLVAGARSLVEGAVRLATALGVSELVIGLTVVAAGTSVPELATSIVAARRGERDIAVGNVVGSNIFNILGILGLSALISPAGVAVAPAALTFDIPVMVAVAVACLPILFTGHLIARWEGAVFAGYYAAYTLYLMLASLEHDVLPRFSRTMIAYVLPLTVVTLLVLYVRSARHDRPA